The sequence GCGTCGCATTTCCAAGGTTCCAGCATCACGGTTCCGAGCGTTACCGTGCCGAGCGTGAAGGTGCCCGGTGTTCCGGGCATGACCGTTCCGAAGGTCGTGATTCCGAAGATAACGGTCCCGGGCTACGACTCGAAGCAGCTTGCCGAGACGGTTTCGAAGCAGGTGCGCGCAGGCATCGACTCGGCGCTGGGGCGGCCGGCCGCGTCGGGCGGTGCGAGCAACTGCTCGGGTTGCGACTTCGGCGGCGTCAACTGGTCGGGGCGCGACATGCGCGGCGTCAACTACACCGGCGTTGACCTCAGCGGTGCGAATCTCACCGGAACGAACTTCTCCGGCGGCAGCTTCAACGGCGTCGACTTTCGAAACGCGAACCTGTCGGGTGCGTCATTCCGCAACGCGCGCTTGACCGGCTGCGACTTCTCGGACGCGAATCTCTCCGGCGTCGACTTCCGCGGGGCGCGGCTTTCGGGTTGCCAGTTCACCGGAGCGCAGCTCGCCTCGTCGGAAATGCGCGACGTACTGAACAGCTGCACGGGTTGCGACTTCCGGCGGGCGAACCTGGCCGGACTCAACCTGTCGAACGTGCGCGCCAACGGCGACGATTTCAGCGGCGCCGACTTGCGCGGCGTCAACTTCTCGGGAGCCCTGCTCACCGGGATCGACTTCAGCAACGCAGACTTAAACGGAGCGAACCTGAACGGCACGACGTTCAACGGCTGCGATCTGGAACACGTCGACCTGAGTCACGTCGATCTCTCGAGAGCCAAGATGATCGGCACCGATTTTTCGAACCGACGAAGTCCGCCGGCCCCGCCGCCTCCCTAGTCTAACGCCTTAGCGCGTTAACGCCGCCACTCGGAAAAAATGCCTCGCAGGGTGAGGCCTGGTTTCCTGCGCCCTCTCGATGCCACACGAACGGAGAACGACTGAAATGACTGCAATCTTAGCCGCGCTCTTTGCCCTCTCCGTCGCGGCGAGCAGCGGGCTTCCGATGAACTGCGTCGGATGTTCCTTCGCGGGCCGCGACCTTCACGGCGCCGACCTCTCGGGTGCCGCCTACGTCGGAGCCGATTTCGCGCGCGCCGATCTGCGCAACGCGAGCCTGCGCGGCGCGAACCTCGCGGGCGCCGATTTTAGCGACGCCGACCTGCGCGGAGCGGATTTCCGCGACGCCAGGCTCGCCGGCGTCGACCTCCGCGGCGCGCGCATTCGCGGAGCCAACTTTACAGGCGCGCAGCTGGCGGGCGTCGATCTGCGCGACGCATTGAGCGACGCGGGCGACGCCGAGATCCGTGGCCTGCTCGGACACTGCGCGGGCTGCCAGATGCGCGGCGCCGTCATCGAGGGACGGGATTTGTCGGGCGTTTCGATCCCGGGAAGCGATTTGCGCGGCGCCCGCGCCCGCGGCGTACGCCTTACGGGCGCGGACCTGCAAGGCGTCGACTTCGCCGGCGCGGATCTGCGCAACGCCGACCTGCGCAACGCGCGACTCTGCTACTACAACGACGAGTCGATCGGCTGCGCCGATTTCCGGGGCGCGGACGTGCACGGCGCCGATCTGCGCGGAGCGCTCATCTGCCGCAGCCACAGGGAGTCGAGCCGGTGCGATCCGGTCGACGCAGGCACGCTGCGGCGCTATGCGAAGTCGGCGCTGGACGGCGCGCTGCTCTGATGGTTACGGTGCCGCTAGCGGTGACGCAGACCGCACCCTCGCTGCAGCCAAGTGCTTCAGTCGACGCGTGGAATAAGGCGACGTCGGCGCCGCTCAAGTGGGACGTCGGTCACGCGCGTGCGTCGCAAGACACGACGTTGGTACACGCCACTACCGACGGGAAGTATCTTTACGTCCGATTCGACGCCCAGCAGCACGAACCACTGATGGCCGCCCAACACAGCGACGACACGGTTGCGGGAGGCAGCAACATCAACGGCGGCATCGCTTGGACCGACGACGCCGTTTGGGTGGACCTCTGGCCGACCGGCCCGGCGGGCTTTCAGTACCAGTTCGAATCGAACCCAAACGGCGCGCATAACGAGGCCTCGACCGAAAATACAGCCTTCGCGCCGGAATGGGAATCGCGCGGCGCGGCAACCTCCGCCGGCTACGTCGTGACGATGGCCATTCCGCTGCGCGTCATTCACGGTGCGCATGCAGGTACGTGGCGCGTGCAGTTCGTGCGCTACGTACGCTCGACGGGGGAACTCGACGTCTGGTCGTACGATCAGTCGCAGACCAATCCGGACGATCCGGCTCGTGCTGGGCGGCTCGACGTACCGCTGGTTGCGAAACCGCCGCTGCCCAAGCCGCGCGTCGGCATGTATGCGCTCGGCGAGGTCGCGAGCCGGTCGATCGGCGGCAGCACGTCTCGCGTCGGGACGGACTTTTCGATTCCGGTCACGCAGACGGCGGCAGTTTTCGGCACGCTGCACCCCGACTACTCGAACGTCGAGATCGACCAGCAGTCGATTTCGCCGACCGTCTATCAGCGCATTTACTCGGAGGTCCGGCCGTTCTTCACCCAGGCTGCACCGTATTACAACAACTTCAATTGCGACGTCTGCAGCGGATTTCGAACGATACTCTATACGCCGGCAATTCCAACGCCGTCTCAAGGCTATGCATTCGAAGGGAAGCAGGGAGCATTCGGACTAGCCGGATACGATGCAATAGGCGACGGCCGAAACGACTCGGCCGAGGCGCTGAACTATACTTCGGACGACAATCACTGGAATGCCGCGCTGCAGCATGTGGTCGCCGACGTCCCCGGCGTCGTCGACGTCTCGAACGAGGCCGGCGTGAGCTGGTTCAACGGAAAGTATCTCTCGGGGTATGCGAACTACGCGACCGACCGTGGAACTAACGTGCTCGATCCTTCGCAAGGCAACTGGCTCGACGCGGGCGGCGGCTTCATCAGCCAGCAGTATGCGCTCTTCGGCTCCTACCGCGACGTGGGGACCTACTTCAACCCCGTCGACGGCTTCGATTCCCATCCGGGCATTCGGGGTTATGGCCTCTACGGTGCGCGGGTGTGGACGTTTGCGCCCAAGGATTTTTTATCGTCGATCGGCATTTCGGGTTTCATGGACCGCTACCAGGGAACCACGACTCCCGGCGTCGCGCAGAGCGATAACCAAGTGCTGGTGGATTTCCTGACCAAAGGCACGGTTGACCTTCAGCTCTATTCGGGATCGGATTACTGGCGCTTCGGCTCTGACCTCACGCCGATCTCGCAAAACGCCGGCTTTAGCCTTACGTATCACAGCGGTATGCAGAATAACCTCAACAATTTTCCGACCCACGGATCGTCGGCGACGCCGACGTCGATTCAATGGTACACGGGAAATTACGGCATCGGCGGCCGCCTCGACACGTGGTTCCGTAACTCGACGATTCGCGTCGGCAACCGCGGCGCGCTCACGCTGACGCTCGACGATACGGCCCAATATTTCCACGCGGGATCGCCGAACATCCAATGGTTCGAAGAAATCGCCTACGCGTACCAGATGAGCGCGAATTCGTCGTTTGCGATCGGCGTACGGCGCGTGGTCGGCTATCCGCCGCAGCCCAATGGCGGCGGCAATTGCGCAGGATCGTGCTCGAACATCTCGATCGCCTACCATCTACGTTTGCGCCGGGCCGAGATCTACGCCGCCTACGGCAATCCGAATACGCTGATCACGGTGCCGCAGGCGATCTTCAAGCTGATCTTCTATGCCGGCGGCGAGAAGGGGACGTGAAACCGTTCGGACCCAGGCTCGGTATGAGGGGCATGCGCCTTTTCGCTTCCATGACGTTGGCTTGCGTACTCTGTCCCGTTGCCGCCTCCGCGGCACCGGTCGCGCCGGAGGACCTCTTTAAGCTCACGTTGTTGAGCAACGCGGCGATCTCGCCCGACGGGCGCCTCGTGCTGGTGGAAGCGTCGCGAATGAACGGTCCCAAAGACACGTACGACCGCTCGATCGAGTTGGTGGACGTAACGAGCGGTCAGCGCAAGCACAACGTCACGAAGCATCTGGGGGACGGAGACTACGCTTGGATGCCGGACAGCCGCAGCTTCGTGTTCGTGCGGACCGTCGAGAAGCAGAAGCCGCAACTGTACCGCTACACCATCGCGGGGGGCACCGTCGCGCTGCTCACGCACTCAACCGACGGCGTCTCGGCGCCGGTCGTCGACCACGCCGGAGATCGGATAGCGCTCACGGTCACCGCGACCGATCCGTCTCCTAACGCGCAGGTCGACTTCGCGAAGGCCGGCTTCACGCCGAAGTCCTCGCAGCGCAAGAGCGACATCGCGGTGATCGACTCCCTGTTCTTCGAGGCCAACGGTCAAGGCTACACCTACCGTCAGCATCAGCACATCTGGGTCGTGGACGCGGATGGGTCGCATCCGAAGCAGCTTACCTCGGGCAAATACTCCGAGAACTTCGACGACTGGTCGCCCGACGACCGGACGATCCTGTTCGATTCGCTACGCTACGACTCGGTCGACGGCGGCCCCAGCGACGTCTACACGATGCCGGCGACTGGTGGCCCCATGCAGAAAGTGGCGTCGCCGCTGCCGGCCAATAACGGTGTCTTCTTTAGCGCGAACAATCGCGAGGTCTTCTTCCTGAGCGGCGGCATTCAGGACGCTGCCGAACGCCCCGCGCTCGTCGTCGCGAACCTGGACGGCTCGAATCGCCGCGTTTTGGTGGAGCGCGACGCAGTGGGCTGGGGCGATACGCTGCTGGGCGATATGAAGGAAGGCGGCGGATTTTGCGGGTGGCGGCTTCCGGACGGAAAGCGCGCGCTGCTCAACATGGACGGCGCCGGCTACGCCAACTTGCAGACGTTAGATCTTTCGAGCGGCGACTTCCGGCCGGTCACTCCCGCCCGGGGCGAGGCCTGGTCGTGCTCGATCTCGCGCGACGGAAGCCGCGTCGCGTATCTGTATAGCGACTTCACGCATCCGGCCGATGTGTACGTCGCCGACCTGGGCGGCGGCACGCCGCGCGAGGTCACGAACGTCAATGCGGCCTACCTCGCAAGCATCACGCTTTCGCAGCCGCGCGAGTTTGCGGTGAAAGATTCGGCCGGATTCACCGTGCAGGCCTGGTTCATGCCCGCGACCGGCGGCGCGCCGAACGCCATGCATCCGACGCTGCTCGACATCCACGGCGGACCGGAGACGCAGTTCGGCGATACGTTCTTCCACGAGTTCCAGCTGTATGCATCGGAGGGCTACAACGTCGTCTTCTCCAATCCGGTGGGCAGCACCGGGCACGGTCACGCCTTCGAGGAGGCGCTCGAGAGCAACTACGGCGACGCGATGTTCGCCGACGTCCAGGCGGTAATGGATGCGGTCGTGCAGCGGCCCGATGTCGACGCGACGCGCCTGGCCGTGCTGGGCGGATCCTATGGAGGATACGCGACGCTGTGGGTGATCTCGCACACCGATCGCTACAAGGTGGCCGTCGCCGAGCGCGCGGTCAGCAACGTGCGCACCGAGAACCTGACCGCGGACTTTGCCGCGAAGAACGGCCTAGGCGGCGGCTACTACAACTGGGGGCCGCCGTGGGATCCAGCCAGCACGGACTACGCGCGCTTCTCGCCGCTCACATACGTCGCCGACGTGCACACGCCGCTGCTGATCCTGCACTCCGACGACGACACCCGCGCGCCGATCGACCAGACGCTCCAGGAATACACCGCGTTGAAGATCCTCGGGCGCACCGTCGAGTACGTCGCGGTACCCAACGAAAACCACGACCTGTCGCGCACCGGATCGCCGATCCACCGCGTCGAGCGCCTCAACCTCATCCTCGACTGGCTGCAGAAGTACGTTTAACACGGCACTGACCGTCACAGGCAGGTGT is a genomic window of Candidatus Binatia bacterium containing:
- a CDS encoding pentapeptide repeat-containing protein, with product MTAILAALFALSVAASSGLPMNCVGCSFAGRDLHGADLSGAAYVGADFARADLRNASLRGANLAGADFSDADLRGADFRDARLAGVDLRGARIRGANFTGAQLAGVDLRDALSDAGDAEIRGLLGHCAGCQMRGAVIEGRDLSGVSIPGSDLRGARARGVRLTGADLQGVDFAGADLRNADLRNARLCYYNDESIGCADFRGADVHGADLRGALICRSHRESSRCDPVDAGTLRRYAKSALDGALL
- a CDS encoding S9 family peptidase: MSNAAISPDGRLVLVEASRMNGPKDTYDRSIELVDVTSGQRKHNVTKHLGDGDYAWMPDSRSFVFVRTVEKQKPQLYRYTIAGGTVALLTHSTDGVSAPVVDHAGDRIALTVTATDPSPNAQVDFAKAGFTPKSSQRKSDIAVIDSLFFEANGQGYTYRQHQHIWVVDADGSHPKQLTSGKYSENFDDWSPDDRTILFDSLRYDSVDGGPSDVYTMPATGGPMQKVASPLPANNGVFFSANNREVFFLSGGIQDAAERPALVVANLDGSNRRVLVERDAVGWGDTLLGDMKEGGGFCGWRLPDGKRALLNMDGAGYANLQTLDLSSGDFRPVTPARGEAWSCSISRDGSRVAYLYSDFTHPADVYVADLGGGTPREVTNVNAAYLASITLSQPREFAVKDSAGFTVQAWFMPATGGAPNAMHPTLLDIHGGPETQFGDTFFHEFQLYASEGYNVVFSNPVGSTGHGHAFEEALESNYGDAMFADVQAVMDAVVQRPDVDATRLAVLGGSYGGYATLWVISHTDRYKVAVAERAVSNVRTENLTADFAAKNGLGGGYYNWGPPWDPASTDYARFSPLTYVADVHTPLLILHSDDDTRAPIDQTLQEYTALKILGRTVEYVAVPNENHDLSRTGSPIHRVERLNLILDWLQKYV